In one window of Myxocyprinus asiaticus isolate MX2 ecotype Aquarium Trade chromosome 43, UBuf_Myxa_2, whole genome shotgun sequence DNA:
- the LOC127433566 gene encoding tubulin alpha chain, testis-specific-like, protein MRECISIHVGQAGVQIGNACWELYCLEHGIQPDGHMPSDKTTGGGDESFNTFFSETGAGKHVPRAVFVDLEPTVVDEVRTGTYRQLFHPEQLITGKEDAANNYARGHYTIGKEIVDLVLDRVRKLCDQCTGLQGFLIFHSFGGGTGSGFASLLMERLSVDYGKKSKLEFAIYPAPQVSTAVVEPYNSILTTHTTLEHSDCAFMVDNEAIYDICRRNLDIERPTYTNLNRLIGQIVSSITASLRFDGALNVDLTEFQTNLVPYPRIHFPLVTYAPVISAEKAYHEQLSVAEITNACFEPANQMVKCDPRHGKYMACCMLYRGDVVPKDVNAAIGSIKTKRTIQFVDWCPTGFKVGINYQPPTVVPGGDLAKVQRAVCMLSNTTAIAEAWARLDHKFDLMYAKRAFVHWYVGEGMEEGEFAEAREDLAALEKDYEEVGVDSLDGEAEEGEE, encoded by the exons ATG CGCGAGTGTATTTCCATTCACGTGGGTCAGGCGGGAGTTCAGATCGGTAACGCGTGCTGGGAGCTGTACTGTCTCGAGCACGGCATACAGCCGGACGGGCACATGCCCAGCGATAAAACCACCGGAGGGGGCGACGAGTCCTTCAACACCTTCTTCAGCGAGACCGGCGCAGGGAAACATGTTCCCAGAGCTGTGTTCGTGGATCTTGAACCTACTGTTGTTG ATGAAGTTCGCACGGGAACATACAGGCAGTTGTTTCATCCAGAGCAGCTTATAACCGGGAAGGAAGATGCTGCCAACAACTATGCCAGAGGCCATTACACCATTGGCAAGGAAATTGTTGACCTGGTACTTGACCGTGTTCGCAAATTG TGCGATCAGTGCACTGGACTCCAGGGGTTCCTCATCTTTCACAGCTTTGGTGGTGGAACTGGTTCAGGCTTTGCTTCACTGTTGATGGAGAGGTTGTCCGTTGACTATGGCAAGAAATCAAAGCTTGAGTTTGCCATTTACCCTGCACCTCAG GTTTCCACCGCCGTGGTAGAGCCCTACAATTCCATTCTGACCACACACACCACCCTTGAGCACTCTGACTGTGCTTTCATGGTGGACAACGAGGCCATCTATGATATTTGCCGCCGTAACCTGGACATAGAGCGTCCCACATACACCAACCTCAACCGTCTCATTGGCCAGATCGTGTCATCGATCACAGCCTCCCTACGCTTTGATGGAGCTCTCAACGTTGACCTGACGGAGTTCCAGACCAACCTGGTGCCTTACCCTCGCATCCACTTTCCTCTGGTCACCTATGCCCCAGTAATCTCCGCTGAGAAAGCCTACCACGAGCAGCTGTCTGTTGCCGAGATCACCAACGCCTGCTTcgagccagccaatcagatggtGAAGTGTGATCCCCGGCATGGAAAGTACATGGCCTGCTGTATGCTGTATCGTGGAGATGTGGTTCCTAAAGATGTCAATGCTGCCATCGGAAGCATAAAGACCAAGAGGACCATTCAGTTTGTTGACTGGTGTCCTACGGGGTTCAAA GTTGGTATCAACTATCAGCCGCCAACTGTGGTTCCAGGAGGCGATCTAGCCAAAGTTCAAAGAGCAGTATGCATGTTGAGCAACACCACAGCCATTGCTGAGGCCTGGGCCCGTCTGGATCACAAGTTTGATCTAATGTATGCAAAGAGAGCCTTTGTGCACTGGTATGTCGGAGAAGGTATGGAAGAGGGTGAGTTTGCCGAGGCTCGTGAAGATTTGGCCGCTCTTGAGAAAGATTACGAAGAGGTCGGAGTCGACTCTCTCGATGGAGAAGCAGAGGAGGGAGAGGAATAA
- the LOC127433567 gene encoding vacuolar protein sorting-associated protein 37B-like isoform X2, with product MGEMSGFQNRFNSYSTAQLNELLEDDDKLREIVREMHEMQEMQQNKELTIASNRSLAEQNLGLQPELDHQKIQLTKRYSCLQELHEAYQLRKSTLGSSSLDTLLALLQTEGAKIEEETENMADSFLDGTLSLDSFIDDYQSKRKLAHLRRVKIDKLQETVLKDVQVPLGSSNGSSQPQETSSSSTPFQGLSNGSPAHVKATPISQPLPLSYPLPNMEPSYSCPFPPLPQGPGSGLPPRAGFIMQ from the exons ATGGGAGAAATGTCCGGCTTTCAGAACAGATTTAACTCTTATTCCACCGCACAGCTGAACGAACTGCTGGAGGACGATGACAAGCTCCGGGAAATTGTCCGGGAAATGCATGAG ATGCAAGAAATGCAACAGAATAAAGAGCTGACGATTGCCAGTAATCGTAGTCTGGCAGAGCAGAACCTCGGCCTGCAGCCCGAACTCGACCACCAGAAGATTCAGCTGACCAAACGCTACAGCTGTTTACAAGAGCTCCACGAGGCCTATCAGCTCCGCAAGTCCACGCTAG GAAGCAGTTCACTGGACACGTTGCTGGCTCTTTTGCAAACTGAGGGAGCCAAGATTGAGGAAGAAACAGAG AACATGGCCGATTCGTTCTTGGATGGAACTTTATCTCTGGATAGCTTTATCGATGACTACCAGAGCAAGAGAAAACTGGCCCATCTGAGGCGTGTGAAGATTGATAAGCTACAGGAGACAGTGTTAAAAgatgttcaggttcctctgggctCCTCTAATGGTTCTTCACAACCTCAGGAAACCTCCAGCTCCTCCACACCCTTCCAAGGCCTTTCTAATGGTTCTCCAGCCCATGTAAAAGCTACACCAATATCTCAGCCATTGCCTTTGTCCTACCCCTTGCCAAATATGGAACCATCATATTCATGTCCGTTCCCACCACTCCCTCAAGGACCCGGCTCTGGTCTTCCCCCAAGGGCGGGTTTTATAATGCAATGA
- the LOC127433567 gene encoding vacuolar protein sorting-associated protein 37B-like isoform X1 codes for MPSYAAGNIDPGPQHSTGCPRSSRSIQNTVSVKGSTHHALVDTGCNQTTKQQCLVQDEALGTSKRMQEMQQNKELTIASNRSLAEQNLGLQPELDHQKIQLTKRYSCLQELHEAYQLRKSTLGSSSLDTLLALLQTEGAKIEEETENMADSFLDGTLSLDSFIDDYQSKRKLAHLRRVKIDKLQETVLKDVQVPLGSSNGSSQPQETSSSSTPFQGLSNGSPAHVKATPISQPLPLSYPLPNMEPSYSCPFPPLPQGPGSGLPPRAGFIMQ; via the exons atgcccagTTATGCAGCTGGGAACATTGATCCAGGTCCCCAACACTCCacgggctgcccccgatcgagccgGAGCATACAGAATACCGTGAgcgtcaaggggagtacacatcaTGCCTTGGTGGATACTGGCTGCAATCAGACCACTAAACAGcaatgtttggttcaagacgAAGCTTTGGGCACAAGTAAAAGG ATGCAAGAAATGCAACAGAATAAAGAGCTGACGATTGCCAGTAATCGTAGTCTGGCAGAGCAGAACCTCGGCCTGCAGCCCGAACTCGACCACCAGAAGATTCAGCTGACCAAACGCTACAGCTGTTTACAAGAGCTCCACGAGGCCTATCAGCTCCGCAAGTCCACGCTAG GAAGCAGTTCACTGGACACGTTGCTGGCTCTTTTGCAAACTGAGGGAGCCAAGATTGAGGAAGAAACAGAG AACATGGCCGATTCGTTCTTGGATGGAACTTTATCTCTGGATAGCTTTATCGATGACTACCAGAGCAAGAGAAAACTGGCCCATCTGAGGCGTGTGAAGATTGATAAGCTACAGGAGACAGTGTTAAAAgatgttcaggttcctctgggctCCTCTAATGGTTCTTCACAACCTCAGGAAACCTCCAGCTCCTCCACACCCTTCCAAGGCCTTTCTAATGGTTCTCCAGCCCATGTAAAAGCTACACCAATATCTCAGCCATTGCCTTTGTCCTACCCCTTGCCAAATATGGAACCATCATATTCATGTCCGTTCCCACCACTCCCTCAAGGACCCGGCTCTGGTCTTCCCCCAAGGGCGGGTTTTATAATGCAATGA